A window of Benincasa hispida cultivar B227 chromosome 9, ASM972705v1, whole genome shotgun sequence genomic DNA:
AGAGCATTTCGCATGACAGAGTTCCAGACAAAATGAGACGAACTTCGTAGTTTTAGAGACAGTATTGTCACGAAATATTTGGAAGACATCGGTCTTCAGAGGTAGGCACGGGGTTACCAAATAGAACgaagatatgataacatgacatcCAACAGTGTAGAGTGTTTCAATTCCTTAACTAAAGAGTATCGACTATTGCTCATAGTATGCTTAattgaacatgttagaggaatgcTCCAATCGTGGGTCTACGAACGGAGGAATTACTGGGCATCTCGAATGACATTGCACTCTGACTTCTGTGAAACCAGATTGGCAAGTGAGGCTGATAAGGGCAGACGATATCGAGTGGagcctattgattgttatcAGGTGCATGTGCGAAATAATCGATTGGACGGTATTGTCAATCTTCACACGAAGGAATGCACGTGTAAGGAATTCGACTCACTTGGTATCCTGTGTTTGCATGCCATTGTTGCtgccaaggaaagaaatataccCATCCACAGTCTTTGTAGTCGATTTTATATAGTGGACTCTCTAATGACTACGTATGCGGAGCCTATAAATCCACTTGGTcacatatctgaatggaaaAGACCTCCTGGATATGTAGAAAAGATTATCCTTCCTCCAAAGTTTATGCCACAAACCGGGCGATGGAGAGTGAAAAGAATACTATCCAGAGGAGAATTTCGCAGACAAATGAAATGTGGTCGATGTGGGAATTATGGGCATAACCGCCAAAATTGTATCGAACCGCTTACAACCGTGCGACATGCTGAAAATGCCAGAGACCAAGACACAAACACCCCTCATCTAGTTTAGTTTGTAACTAACTTGTAACATTTCATttgttataaataccattgatccgtttttcatacatcatacttataacatacttcatagtttttcatacttgtaacatacttcatattttttcatacttcatacttgtaacacttcatacttcatattttcatcttgtaaacaaaaaataataacaagttGAAGTATTTCTATAATAGaaatcttcatactctctcaatcttcatacttgtaacaaaaaacaataacttcatactcttTCAATCTTGCTccctctcaaaatctcgctctctctcaacatctcgctctctcaatgtttgaactttgaaccttgAACCATATAATGTTCTACATACCATCGATACAATGAAAAGAGTAGTAGCTCAATTATGCATGCTCTAATAAAATTctgatattgaactttgaactttgaacttacataaaaaatacatgttcaattatacaatgaaaatAGCAGTAGCAccattatacataaaaaatgcATGTTTCGATAAATTTATGATATTGAACTTGGAACTTTgaacttacataaaaaatacatgttcaattatacaataAAAAGAGCAATAGCTttattatacataaaaaataaatgtttttacataaataaaaaatacaataaaaaatacatgttctaTACACATAAAATATGGAGTGTTTGCCTATAGTTGACAAACTAACTGCATCCTATATTCACTCATCTTCTCCTGAGTGATTACGGATGGATCAGCACCAATCCCCAGGTGTTCTAGTAATTTGATTGCGAAGATGCCGCAATCAAGCGACCTGTGTTGTATGTCGACGTTCATAGGTTGCGAGATTTTCCAACTGGCTGTGGATAAGTCCGACTTTGAACGATCCACATCACAGTAGTGAAGTAGGGATTATACTGTGACCGTCAATGGCTCTAGCCAATTTACCAGCTTTGTCGTTGGTGTGTATGACGAAAGTGAATCGAACACGAACATGTGGCCTCTGTTAATGTCCATTGCAAGGACCATCCAGTGGTCACTGATATTCATCGCCGTATAAACAAAATCCACATCTGCCCATTTGACATCCGAATTTACCGGTGACGTAGTCTTTATATGTGTCTTTATCTTCCCATGCTAGGGCAGCTTCTAGAAGTGTCTTATTCTTTATTCGTTTAAATACCCCACCACGAGCATTAAGGTGACTCtgtcaaataaaatgagaagttaattaacaaaatataatgagaagttaagaaacaaaatatcaaaatttatcgTTACACCAATTGGCAAGATGGTGAACTTGTGCATGCACATGTCGGGTCGggtataaaatttttatttcataaaataaaataaagtatttatagtcTGCACAAAAAATTACTATGTCAGTAAAAGTACAAGATAGCCAACATGTAAATAAGTAAAGACTAGGAAACTTACATCGCACTCGACCAACGAATTCGGGGTAATCAATTCCTTGAAGAATTGTTTGGCGACTGGTTTAAAGGAGTTCTTTTGAACCTCGTTGTCCGTATTGTCATCCGAGATCCAGCCCATCATTTCTATAAGGATATTGTGTGGAACATCATGTGCTATGTTATATGTGACGATTACTCTGGATAGTGACGTAGCTACACCTGGGAGAGGATGCTTAACCACACTTTTCTTATTTACTTGAGCTGGGAGTGTATATTTATCAATAGGTTTTCTCTTACAACTAATTCTTCGAGATTCCTACATAAACAGATAACAAAATGTTACTtatcaagaaatataaaaatataaacaaagattactGATTATTTGACCAGTGTAACTCCTTCTGTGGTCGTAACAATCCCAAAAGTGTCGGCCTCTAGGATGCCAGACATGTCAGCCTCTATATGTGGCATGGTGAGTAAGGCAGACATGTCGGGCTCTGTTTGTAGGATGTCAGCCTTTATAGGTTCGACATCAATTGGTGATGTCATGGTGGTATCGGGTTGTAGAGGGGGGTGGGAGTAGGTGAAGTGGTGGTATCGAACTGTAGAGGGGGGATGAGAGTGTCAGAGGTAGTTGCATTATTGGTATCGGGATCTCGAGATGGGATGGGTGACCTGGTCGTCTCCTCATTCACCGTGGAACCCTTTAACTAGTAAAGTAAAATGATAAGTTCATGAACATGTAAAAACTAAACACATAAAGACATAAAATGATAGTAAATGCAAACCTTGcacatgttgggattggtgtcctaattctcccggagtctcgttgttttataaagatacacattgttcaatgaataaaataagtgttatttaattctgacgtt
This region includes:
- the LOC120084980 gene encoding uncharacterized protein LOC120084980 — its product is MTSNSVECFNSLTKEYRLLLIVCLIEHVRGMLQSWVYERRNYWASRMTLHSDFCETRLASEADKGRRYRVEPIDCYQVHVRNNRLDGIVNLHTKECTCKEFDSLGILCLHAIVAAKERNIPIHSLCSRFYIVDSLMTTYAEPINPLGHISEWKRPPGYVEKIILPPKFMPQTGRWRVKRILSRGEFRRQMKCGRCGNYGHNRQNCIEPLTTVRHAENARDQDTNTPHLV